From a region of the Rhodococcus sp. 4CII genome:
- a CDS encoding AI-2E family transporter — translation MTGAAEGHDDNVAQPHSPADEQPIVAAEESAARISTESHPLGRPGPRFDRRSPFFIGMAGAAGVAVTYALIEVVLAARGVLVLIAVAAFLAIGLEPAVSWLVRHGFPRWAAVTTVFVIAFAFLAGFLAAAIPPMVTQGGALVHNAPDYLNHLEQRYPALGDLSTRFHLQDELRQALDASNVPVVVGGLVGAGKVVFSAVSGIVIVVVLTAYFLADFAHIRSSIYRLAPNSRRPRTILIGDEIFAKVGGYVLGNLLISLITAVLTFVWLLAFDVPYPLLLAVLVAVLDLIPVVGSTLAGVVVALVALTVSLPVSLATVVFFIALRLFEDYLLVPRIIGRTVKVPPMVTVVAVLIGGALLGIVGALLAIPVAAAVLLLARETVFPQLDRG, via the coding sequence GTGACCGGGGCCGCCGAGGGTCACGACGACAACGTGGCCCAACCGCATTCCCCCGCGGACGAGCAGCCGATCGTCGCCGCGGAGGAGAGCGCGGCCCGCATCAGCACGGAGTCCCACCCGCTCGGCAGGCCGGGACCGCGGTTCGATCGCCGTTCCCCGTTCTTCATCGGCATGGCCGGCGCCGCCGGTGTCGCCGTCACCTACGCCCTGATCGAGGTGGTGCTGGCGGCCCGCGGGGTGCTCGTCCTCATCGCCGTCGCCGCGTTCCTCGCGATCGGGCTCGAACCTGCCGTGTCCTGGCTGGTGCGGCACGGCTTCCCCCGGTGGGCCGCCGTCACAACGGTTTTCGTCATCGCTTTCGCCTTCCTGGCCGGGTTCCTGGCCGCGGCGATCCCGCCGATGGTCACCCAGGGCGGCGCTCTCGTGCACAACGCCCCCGACTACCTGAATCACCTCGAGCAGCGCTACCCCGCGCTCGGGGACCTCAGCACCCGGTTTCACCTGCAGGACGAACTGCGTCAGGCGCTCGACGCGAGTAACGTCCCGGTCGTCGTCGGCGGGCTCGTGGGTGCCGGAAAAGTCGTGTTCAGCGCGGTCAGCGGCATCGTGATCGTGGTGGTACTCACCGCCTACTTCCTCGCCGATTTCGCGCACATCCGGTCGTCGATCTACCGCCTGGCGCCGAACTCCCGACGGCCGCGCACGATTCTGATCGGCGACGAGATCTTCGCCAAGGTCGGCGGCTACGTGCTGGGAAATCTGCTGATCTCGCTGATCACCGCCGTCCTCACGTTCGTGTGGCTCCTCGCCTTCGACGTCCCCTATCCGTTGCTGCTGGCCGTCCTCGTCGCCGTGCTGGACCTGATTCCGGTGGTCGGTTCCACGCTCGCCGGCGTCGTGGTGGCGCTGGTCGCCCTCACCGTTTCCCTTCCGGTGTCGCTGGCGACCGTCGTCTTCTTCATCGCCCTCCGTCTGTTCGAGGACTACCTGCTCGTTCCCCGCATCATCGGCCGCACCGTCAAGGTGCCGCCGATGGTCACGGTCGTCGCCGTCCTCATCGGTGGCGCGTTGCTGGGGATCGTCGGGGCGCTGTTGGCGATCCCGGTGGCCGCCGCCGTGCTGCTCCTCGCCCGCGAGACGGTGTTTCCGCAGCTCGACCGCGGATGA
- a CDS encoding DUF6292 family protein, producing the protein MKSGTGVADTHTVRDYIHAVARSVHADSIDWWAGDALDAVLVLPFRLHYLPGRSAVLAWNRTFGWCLGVEGLGRRSVVVIDGLGIGRMPSPAVCAERAVEMIDDYCRSTPAMPAPVVADATRPAAADRCRRIGGDNSGRGRRDRVVRRP; encoded by the coding sequence ATGAAGAGTGGAACAGGCGTTGCCGACACCCACACCGTTCGGGACTACATCCACGCGGTGGCCCGGAGTGTGCATGCCGACTCCATCGACTGGTGGGCCGGCGACGCACTCGACGCCGTCCTCGTCCTGCCGTTCCGCCTGCACTATCTGCCGGGGCGCAGCGCGGTGCTGGCCTGGAACCGGACCTTCGGGTGGTGTCTCGGCGTCGAGGGGCTGGGCCGTCGCAGCGTCGTCGTCATCGACGGCCTCGGAATCGGACGGATGCCGTCGCCAGCCGTGTGCGCGGAGCGGGCAGTGGAAATGATCGACGACTACTGCCGCTCGACACCGGCGATGCCGGCCCCCGTGGTCGCGGACGCGACCCGGCCGGCCGCCGCGGACCGGTGCCGGCGCATCGGCGGGGACAATTCCGGTCGCGGACGGCGGGACAGGGTCGTCCGGCGACCGTGA